CACATTTAATATATGATATAGGAAATCAGTACTATTTTATATCACATAAGAGAAGGAGATTCAATTTATGAGAAGTAAGATGAAGTCATTCACATCTGTTTTACTTGTATTCGTTCTAATATCTGGAACACATGGGCTACATAAAGATAATCGTGTGTCTGCAGCGGAAAAGTATATAACCGTGGAACAATTTGCGGAATTAATTGTCGATGAGCTTGATATAACAACAACAACTACTACAAACTCAGAAAACTCAGGATATGTGAATGCACTTCTTGATAAAGGCATTATAAAAGAAGGGGATTTCACTTCTTATAATAAAAATATTACCCGTGGTGATGCATTAGTAGTATTAAACCGTGCAGACGAATATCTTTATGGAAATAAACTTGATGAGAAGCTGATACAGACGGTTATTGATAAAAGAATATCAGATATCAGTAAGGTAAAGGAAGAAAAAAGAGTGGATGTAGCGAAAGCATACATAAAAGGTTACATGAAAGGATATTCAAACGGTGCTTATTGCACAGATCGAAAGCTGAAAGTTACATCAAAGATCACAAAGGCCGGAGCAGAAAATATCGTTAAGATGCTTAATGATAAAAAGCTGCGAGCAAAGATCAGCCCGGATGGGCAGCTGATTAGAACGACCAACCTTCCAAAGAACTATAAATTATTTCCTTATATTTTGGCTAGTTACCCAAATAAGTATTATGAGTGGAAATTAAAATGTGAAAATCCTAAACTTTATGGTACTGATTATGAAGAGATTAAATTGGTTCATCTAGTGGATTATGCATCACCCGCTGAAATTGATAAATTAAAGATTGAACAGTATGATGATTTCAAAAAAATCAAAGAAGAAAATATTGATATGTGGGTAGAAAAGGCAAGAAAACATTTAGAACTAGTGTTTAATGCCGATTATAGGACTATAAGTGATGGATGGGTGGAAGAACTGATGTCTACTAGCCATGTATATAAAGATTACTATGAAAAATTTGTGAGAGAAAAAGTTGATAAATACTATAATGATATGAAGAAGAATAAAACCATAGTAGAAGCTGATACGATTGCCGTGGATGGTTCCACTCTTTATAGTTTACATGGTAAATTTTATTTAAGAGCTTATGTAAAATATAGAGTAGTATCTTCAAATGTGTCTCTCAATCCAGATACAGATACAATGATTACAGAATACCCTCACAATAAGATAGTTTATAGTCCAGGGTTTGTTGACTTAAGAGGCACAAAACGTGGAAAGTGGACAGAAGGTTATTTTGACATACACCTATCTGAAAATGGTAGTTCTATAGGAAATTTAGGTATAATAGGAGGATTGTATTATAAAGGTCAGGTGCTTGATTAATGAGCAATACTATAATTAACCGCTCTTTAAATAAAATAATGTCGTTAATAATTATAATTGGTATAATAGTGCAGTTACCTACAAATGTATTAACACAGGAATGTAAGGCTGCAGAAAGTGGTACGTGGATACTAACTAATCATTATAATAATAAATATTTAGTAGTTTATGATATAGAAAATGATGAAATCGTTCTTCAAGGTACTCACCACAAAAAGCAGAATGACTATTATTACGAAACGGATAATTATGTAATGACGCTTACTCCATATAATACAAGTAGCTCTTTTCCTTCAGAAGCTAGGAATAATCGTATAAAAGTATCAAAATCACCGGATGAATATGTTGGTAATGAGACTATACAAAATTACTATACTATCAATTTCGAAGATATTGTAGGTATGGCCGGAAAACTTGGTATTTCCGGCCAAGATATCGGCGATAATGGCATTCCAGTTTATCTACATGTAATTTACGATATTTATGAAGGAAATGTAAAAAAGGTAAACGATGTTATAGGTGTTCAGGAAATGCTGAATGCACCAGAGAAATACCGATTGGGTTATTCTGCCTGGGATCCTGCCACACAAGAGAAAGTACCTAGTTATTACAATATGCGCTTCGATATTTGTCCAACTTATAGGGTAGAAGTAATTCCGGTTGACAAAGACGGAAATGAGTTATCAGACGAACCATTTAAGACACAGAAGGTTATCTATAAAGAGACTTTTAAATATACCTTACCGGAAAGTAAGAAAAAACTCGAACATAATAACTCAATGTGGGAATATTCCGGTACATGGTATTATGGGTTTGAGAAACGAAAAACCGGATCAAAAACGAAAACAAGTAAATATACATCTAGTATTAACTTCGAGAGCCCGGATGCGACTCCTGGTTCTACGCTGACAGTATATTTGATATATGATAATGTCATTGAGCCATATAAATATAATATCATAGCAGTTGATAAAGATTATAATGAATTAAAAGTTCTTAAGAATCCTGAAAAAGTCATGTATGGTGATAAGATAAGTTATGATCCACCGGATGAGATAACAGTTAGCAAAAAGGAATATACTTATCAAAACAAGTGGTTCCTTCGTTATATCAGCAGAGATAATGGAAGAACGAAAACTAATGGCCCCAATATGGGGGAAAAGATAGCAAACTTTATCATGCCAGATGCACAGAAGGATTCTCTAGCTACCTTTTACATGATCTACGATGATGATGACACTTCCAACCCTGCATCACCAACACCAACAGGAAAACCAAGTATAACACCAACCCCTAAGCCATCCACTTCTCCTGGAGCTCCGACTCCATCTCCGAAACCATCTCCCTCTCCAAAGCCAGAACCTACTCCAACACCACCTCTTCCTGAAATAATAATACCTGACGAAGAAGTCATTGAGGTTGACTCAATGGAAGTGAATGCTACAGGTGTTATAAAGCCTGATGTCCGAGGAGCAGAGAAATTTATTGCAACCCTTGGTGTACCGACTACGGAAAGTCTTTATGGTCAGGTAATCGCAAAGGAATATCTCATAAAATACCGTATCGTTAAGAAGGTAGGGGTACAGTATTTTAATGTGAAGGTAACAAAGGATTATCTTCTTAACTATGAAACAGCTACTCCGGATTCAGATGGTGGAGGAGAGCCAGTAGAAGAAATAGTTCCGATATCTCAAACAATTACTGTGCCGAGAGCTTATGGGTACTGGGAGATTGAAAGCTTTGAGTGTTATAAAATTGACAATGCGGTGTTGAATAATTATGCCCTACCAGATGGTAAACTCATTTTAATTCCTGATAAAAATCATTATGATGCGCCGAACATCATAGTATCCCATAGCAGTAATATGGCTGATCATGTTTATTCGCCTATAGAATCCATAGAAGGAATTACTTTGGATCCCGAGGAAGTAATGAACGAGGAGGATACCACAAGCAGGCCTGATTTTGATCCGGAGGATCTATCTTATTATGGACTGGCAATGACCGGAGAGGCAAGAGTCCGAAGTGATACACTGATTATTAACGGAGTAACCATAATCAGTGGTGAAATGTCAGAAAGGGAAGCACCGGGAATAAATGGATCGTTGCCAATGTATGAAGATATGACACATCAAGATGCACTGTTTAAGGCAAATAATGTGATAGAAGCAACCAAACTAAACGGAACCTATCCGTCCAATGGTACCATTACCTACTCACGTATTGCCAGTGTTAATCCTACAAAACCATCCACACTTACATACAGTATTGAAAACATTAATGATGTTGTAATACATACACCGGTTATTTGTAAGCCAACAATTACAGCAAATAATGATAAATACGTTCAGTTAATCAATCCGGACTTAACACGAATTCAATTAGTCCTTGATCCTGATCCAACACTTTCTGATTTTGTGGT
The nucleotide sequence above comes from Variimorphobacter saccharofermentans. Encoded proteins:
- a CDS encoding DUF5704 domain-containing protein, encoding MSNTIINRSLNKIMSLIIIIGIIVQLPTNVLTQECKAAESGTWILTNHYNNKYLVVYDIENDEIVLQGTHHKKQNDYYYETDNYVMTLTPYNTSSSFPSEARNNRIKVSKSPDEYVGNETIQNYYTINFEDIVGMAGKLGISGQDIGDNGIPVYLHVIYDIYEGNVKKVNDVIGVQEMLNAPEKYRLGYSAWDPATQEKVPSYYNMRFDICPTYRVEVIPVDKDGNELSDEPFKTQKVIYKETFKYTLPESKKKLEHNNSMWEYSGTWYYGFEKRKTGSKTKTSKYTSSINFESPDATPGSTLTVYLIYDNVIEPYKYNIIAVDKDYNELKVLKNPEKVMYGDKISYDPPDEITVSKKEYTYQNKWFLRYISRDNGRTKTNGPNMGEKIANFIMPDAQKDSLATFYMIYDDDDTSNPASPTPTGKPSITPTPKPSTSPGAPTPSPKPSPSPKPEPTPTPPLPEIIIPDEEVIEVDSMEVNATGVIKPDVRGAEKFIATLGVPTTESLYGQVIAKEYLIKYRIVKKVGVQYFNVKVTKDYLLNYETATPDSDGGGEPVEEIVPISQTITVPRAYGYWEIESFECYKIDNAVLNNYALPDGKLILIPDKNHYDAPNIIVSHSSNMADHVYSPIESIEGITLDPEEVMNEEDTTSRPDFDPEDLSYYGLAMTGEARVRSDTLIINGVTIISGEMSEREAPGINGSLPMYEDMTHQDALFKANNVIEATKLNGTYPSNGTITYSRIASVNPTKPSTLTYSIENINDVVIHTPVICKPTITANNDKYVQLINPDLTRIQLVLDPDPTLSDFVVNISNTGPHSNKLGYYTRDFSRSLRDPNVSYISKENDLLKNQVKFPFDVYIDAGVANYEGDDDFIKVGTWISIGRASPRFYLPMTVNEGKYTVQFRTIAVNGDSFLNKMEEYANMNMANYVATDTIDVQVSGRIYGLNIYDLSDYPIWKDVFRIPKSSKLKKDDSRYIDGSDMNTYSSERYYTYALGTNDQYGKDTERNIKYTFPLVDGSHPKYKNKGILKTGYLVRFSLETTGNMFSDASRVVIKPNFYFVDKNGENRVAVDLYYSESIDNKTRYLVKVGSALDKINMKFVLTGDLELAVPEKELKQTARLRGEKYEKFIGQYSPMFNFYEIKLCSPFRTYANNEYVNRMKSYASFTKVTEAGITEDKMLERLQRWYGQYYIPNEVHVVKKGFDVMDYVDKYGVDYGEDFWLKDGYIIVNLTIETIGDDGTRRLSYINSKNYRDYGHCSMWVMEGPPQQKSSYKGPTFTFYAGDFVIYHSSKRMSEDYEAGAIY